The Bubalus kerabau isolate K-KA32 ecotype Philippines breed swamp buffalo chromosome X, PCC_UOA_SB_1v2, whole genome shotgun sequence genome has a segment encoding these proteins:
- the LOC129639194 gene encoding odorant-binding protein-like isoform X3, translating to MKVLLLSAVLGLLYAGHGEAQLLLKPFSGKWKTHYIAASNKDKITEGGPFHVYIRHVEFHANNTVDIDFYVKSDGECVKKQVTGVKQKFFVYQVECKRDRISYLDNWKFKKETEDRGIPEENIVNFSDNDDCPQE from the exons ATGAAGGTTCTGCTGCTCAGTGCTGTCCTTGGTCTGCTTTATGCAGGCCACGGTGAAGCTCAGCTACTTCTCAAACCA TTTTCAGGGAAATGGAAAACCCATTACATCGCAGCCAGTAACAAAGACAAGATCACTGAGGGTGGGCCATTCCACGTGTACATACGTCACGTTGAGTTTCATGCAAATAACACAGTTGACATCGACTTTTATGTCAA GTCAGACGGAGAATGTGTAAAAAAACAAGTCACAGGAGTAAAgcaaaaattttttgtttatcaAGTTGAAT GCAAACGTGACCGGATTTCATACCTAGACAATTGGAAGTTCAAAAAGGAGACAGAGGACAGAGGGATTCCAGAAGAAAATATcgtgaatttctctgataatg atgACTGTCCACAGGAGTGA
- the LOC129639194 gene encoding odorant-binding protein-like isoform X2 produces the protein MKVLLLSAVLGLLYAGHGEAQLLLKPFSGKWKTHYIAASNKDKITEGGPFHVYIRHVEFHANNTVDIDFYVKSDGECVKKQVTGVKQKFFVYQVEYAGQNEVRILHLSRDAIIVSIHNVDEEGKETVFVAIIGKRDRISYLDNWKFKKETEDRGIPEENIVNFSDNDDCPQE, from the exons ATGAAGGTTCTGCTGCTCAGTGCTGTCCTTGGTCTGCTTTATGCAGGCCACGGTGAAGCTCAGCTACTTCTCAAACCA TTTTCAGGGAAATGGAAAACCCATTACATCGCAGCCAGTAACAAAGACAAGATCACTGAGGGTGGGCCATTCCACGTGTACATACGTCACGTTGAGTTTCATGCAAATAACACAGTTGACATCGACTTTTATGTCAA GTCAGACGGAGAATGTGTAAAAAAACAAGTCACAGGAGTAAAgcaaaaattttttgtttatcaAGTTGAAT ATGCGGGTCAAAACGAAGTTAGAATTCTTCATCTGTCACGTGACGCTATAATAGTATCTATTCACAATGTggatgaagaaggaaaagagacagtCTTTGTTGCAATAATCG GCAAACGTGACCGGATTTCATACCTAGACAATTGGAAGTTCAAAAAGGAGACAGAGGACAGAGGGATTCCAGAAGAAAATATcgtgaatttctctgataatg atgACTGTCCACAGGAGTGA